A DNA window from Drosophila virilis strain 15010-1051.87 chromosome 4, Dvir_AGI_RSII-ME, whole genome shotgun sequence contains the following coding sequences:
- the LOC6628494 gene encoding uncharacterized protein produces the protein MAEPSIAEQLKMKKLKLTLDEYSEQYVNKASANEETAKDKHRENYIFDTNIMELTLDEYYEKFVLPKVKLQAAKHEEEHKNIRYQRTHYFGPSFLERQRQPREPSATDQKESTTNM, from the exons ATGGCTGAGCCGTCAATAGCTGAGCagttgaaaatgaaaaaattgaaattgacgCTGG ATGAATACTCTGAGCAGTATGTGAACAAGGCTTCTGCCAATGAGGAAACCGCAAAGGACAAACATCGCGAAAACTATATATTCGATACAAATATTATGGAGCTAACACTAG ATGAGTATTATGAGAAGTTTGTGCTGCCCAAGGTAAAGCTTCAAGCAGCTAAACACGAGGAAGAGCACAAAAACATACGCTATCAACGCACCCACTACTTTGGGCCCAGCTTTTTGGAACGCCAGCGTCAACCAAGGGAACCATCTGCCACTGACCAGAA